CGAGTCCAGGTAGGCGCCGGTCTCCGGCCGCAGCTCCAGCGCGCGCAGCACCTTCCGCTCGGCCTCGTCCAGGTCCCTGCCCGCCTGGGCCAGCAGGTAGCCCAGGAAGTTCAGCGCCGCGGCGTGGTCCGGGTCCACCTCCAGCACCGCCCGCATCCTCGCCAGCGCGCCGTCCACGTCGCCCTGCCGCTCGTGGGCCGCGCCCAGCACGTAGAGCAGCTCCTCGTCCCGGGGGGCGCGCGCCACCACCTCGCGCAGCAGGGCCAGCGCCTCCGCGCCCCGGCCCTGGCGGTGCAGCGTGGCGGCCAGCGCGTCGTACAGCGCGGCGGAGGGCTTGCCGGCCAGCCCCTCCTTCAGCACGGCCTCGGCCCGGGCCGGCGCGCCGCCGCGCTCCAGCGCCCGGGCGTACTGCGTGCGCACCTCCGGGTCCTCCGGCTCGGCCTGGAGGGCGGCGCGCAGCAGCGCCAGGGCCCGAGGGTGCTCTCCGGCCAGCGACAGGCTCCGGGCCCGGCGCAGGCGGGCGTCGGAGAAGACGTCCGAGCTCTCCGGCACCCCTCCGAAGGCGGCCGCCGCCTCCGGGAAGCGGCGCATCCGCTCGTGCACCAGGCCGGAGTAGTACGCCAGGCGGGGCTCGTCCTGCCCGGCAGCCCGGGCCTGGTCCAGCACCTGCGCCGCGGCGGAGGGCTGGCGCGCGGCCAGGTAGCTGAAGGCCACCCGCACCGCCGTCTCCGGCTCGGTGGACAGGGACAGGAGCCGGTCGAAGTACGCCCGCGCCCGCACGGCGGAGCCGGCCTTGAGCGCCGCGCGGCCGGCGGCCAGCAGCACCTCCTGGCTGTCCGGATCTCTCTGGAGCGCGCGCGCCAGGGCGTCCTCGGCCTCGGTCGGCCGGCCGCTGTCCTCGTACAGCTTCGCCAGCGCGGCCAGCACCTCCACGTCGCCCGGGTCTCTCGTGCTGGCCTCCGTCAGCAGGCGCTCGGCGCGCGTGGCATCGCCGCGCTCTGCCAGGGCCAGCCCCAGGCGCCGGTAGCCGGACGCCTCGCCGGGCAGCGCCACCGCCAGTGACTCCACCACCTTCACGGCCTCGTCGGGCGCGCCGGCCTCCAGGTGGAGCTGGGCCAGCACCAGGTAGGCCTCCGGCTCCCGGGGCTTGAGGGCCACCGCGCGCCGCAGGTGCATGCGCGCCCGGGTGAAGCGGCCGGCCTCCAGCAGCACGCGCCCCAGCAGCACATGGGCCGGGTAGTACGCCGGGGAGCGGTCCACCGCCCGGCGCAGCTCGCGCTCGGCCTTGTCCAGGTCGCCCAGGCGCGCGTACTCCTCCCCCAGCCGGGTGAGCAGCAGCGGGTGCCCGTCATCCGTGGCCAGGGCCAGGCGCAGCGCGTCCACCGCGCCCCGGTGGTCCCCGGCGTGGTGCAGCAGGCGGGACTGGAGGTAGTTCGAGTAGCTGGCGGACGAGGAGAAGTGCCCCTCGTCCGTCGCCCCCGCGTCCATGGCCTCGCGCATGGCCTCGCGGTCCACGCGCGGGCGGCGAGGCGGCGGGGCCGCGAAGGCCCCCGGCGCCACCAGGGTGACCAGCAGCGCGGAGACGATGAGGCGGGTGGGGCTCACGCTGGAAGGAGTCTAGCGCGGCCCCGCCCGGCTTGCAGGGCAGAGCGCCCCCGTCACGTCTCCTCGGGCGGCGGCGCGCCCAGCTTCTCCAGCAGCTTCTCCACCGGGTCGCTGTCCTGGCTCACGTCCGCCACGGCCGACCGGTACTCGGTGTCCGTTGCCTTCTCCACAT
This DNA window, taken from Pyxidicoccus xibeiensis, encodes the following:
- a CDS encoding tetratricopeptide repeat protein, whose translation is MSPTRLIVSALLVTLVAPGAFAAPPPRRPRVDREAMREAMDAGATDEGHFSSSASYSNYLQSRLLHHAGDHRGAVDALRLALATDDGHPLLLTRLGEEYARLGDLDKAERELRRAVDRSPAYYPAHVLLGRVLLEAGRFTRARMHLRRAVALKPREPEAYLVLAQLHLEAGAPDEAVKVVESLAVALPGEASGYRRLGLALAERGDATRAERLLTEASTRDPGDVEVLAALAKLYEDSGRPTEAEDALARALQRDPDSQEVLLAAGRAALKAGSAVRARAYFDRLLSLSTEPETAVRVAFSYLAARQPSAAAQVLDQARAAGQDEPRLAYYSGLVHERMRRFPEAAAAFGGVPESSDVFSDARLRRARSLSLAGEHPRALALLRAALQAEPEDPEVRTQYARALERGGAPARAEAVLKEGLAGKPSAALYDALAATLHRQGRGAEALALLREVVARAPRDEELLYVLGAAHERQGDVDGALARMRAVLEVDPDHAAALNFLGYLLAQAGRDLDEAERKVLRALELRPETGAYLDSLGWVYFRRGEYLRAVEALERASSLSPDEPVILEHLGDAYQRASRSGDAAGAWRRALEVLALDPESAEPPGQRAVLERKLKALPTRASGR